Proteins from a genomic interval of Candidatus Neomarinimicrobiota bacterium:
- the ychF gene encoding redox-regulated ATPase YchF has protein sequence MNISLIGLPQSGKRTLFSLLTGREVPSGQLSEPLEGVAPVRDPRVDSIAKIEKPEKITYAETLIKLCTDIDPGSGNSSWIDAARLSDLLCIVVREFSSEEVYHTDGSVNADRDRQNIEAELLIADLSLTESRLERIAKDRKRAKPTHNQQVEENTVIKFNDALNDNILLNTLSLNDEEIKSVRSLNFLSLKPILWCLNVDEDKMTEDSKENIFRVSALIEKEIMAIENSDERSAFLNDLGISESGVSRLNSAAYDLLGLMSFYTMGEDEARAWTIKKGTLAPVAGGKIHTDIERGFIRVEVIKYDDLIEEGSEQAVKAAGKSLLKGKDYLLEDGDICNFRFNV, from the coding sequence ATGAATATATCGCTTATAGGATTACCACAATCGGGCAAGAGAACGCTGTTTTCATTGCTTACCGGAAGAGAAGTTCCTTCCGGTCAACTCTCCGAACCACTGGAAGGCGTTGCGCCTGTTAGAGATCCCAGAGTCGATTCTATTGCTAAGATTGAAAAACCGGAGAAAATCACATATGCCGAAACACTGATAAAACTTTGTACCGATATCGATCCGGGAAGTGGTAACTCTTCATGGATTGATGCAGCACGATTGAGCGATCTGCTTTGTATAGTCGTTCGGGAATTTAGTTCCGAGGAAGTTTACCATACTGACGGCTCGGTGAATGCCGATAGAGACAGACAAAACATCGAAGCAGAATTATTAATTGCCGATCTTTCTTTAACTGAAAGTCGGCTGGAACGTATCGCCAAAGACAGAAAACGTGCCAAACCCACCCACAACCAGCAGGTGGAAGAAAATACAGTTATTAAATTTAATGATGCGTTAAATGACAATATTCTTCTTAATACCCTCTCTCTGAATGATGAAGAAATCAAATCTGTCAGGAGCTTGAATTTTCTGTCACTAAAACCGATACTTTGGTGTCTTAATGTGGATGAGGATAAGATGACAGAAGACAGCAAGGAAAATATTTTCCGTGTCTCAGCATTAATCGAAAAAGAGATAATGGCTATCGAAAACTCCGATGAACGCTCCGCATTTCTGAACGATCTTGGAATAAGTGAATCCGGTGTAAGCAGGCTCAATTCAGCGGCTTATGATTTACTCGGATTGATGTCTTTTTACACTATGGGAGAGGATGAAGCGAGAGCATGGACCATCAAAAAGGGGACATTGGCTCCGGTTGCCGGCGGTAAAATTCATACCGATATCGAAAGGGGTTTTATTAGAGTTGAGGTGATTAAGTATGATGATTTAATTGAAGAAGGGAGTGAACAAGCAGTAAAGGCGGCAGGTAAATCTCTCCTGAAAGGTAAAGATTATCTGCTTGAAGACGGTGACATTTGTAATTTCCGCTTTAATGTTTAA
- a CDS encoding zinc-binding dehydrogenase yields MKAVQLITPGRPLELRDVEIPSLQSDDVLIAVKAAGICHSDAHYRAGALSDEKLPVTLGHEISGVIEEVGTEVTNFNVGDRVCVHYLISCGECEYCLMEKEQFCTSVKMIGNSLNGGYAEYIAVPEKSVFILPEEIPFEPGAIMMCSSATSFHALCKARLKEGETVAVFGIGGLGMAAIQIAKSQGASEVYAVDINKEKLTQAEHFGSIKVDASEVDPVNEILRLTNGKGVNVALELIGLPQTMGQAVRSLAVFGRAAIVGLSNNPMEIETHTDLINKETEIIGVSDHLASELPQLIKLVQDGKLNLDSAVSKRIPLDADEINSVLDRLENFGGEAVRTVIIPSL; encoded by the coding sequence ATGAAAGCTGTTCAGCTTATTACACCCGGACGACCTCTTGAATTACGGGATGTGGAAATTCCTTCACTTCAATCCGACGATGTTCTTATAGCCGTCAAGGCAGCGGGAATTTGCCATTCTGACGCACATTATCGAGCGGGGGCTTTATCCGATGAAAAGCTTCCGGTTACGCTCGGTCATGAAATTTCAGGTGTTATTGAAGAGGTGGGAACGGAAGTCACGAATTTCAATGTGGGAGATCGTGTCTGCGTTCATTACCTGATTTCCTGTGGAGAATGCGAATATTGTCTCATGGAGAAAGAGCAATTCTGCACTTCCGTGAAAATGATTGGTAATAGTTTAAATGGCGGCTATGCCGAGTATATTGCAGTTCCGGAAAAGAGTGTTTTCATTTTACCGGAAGAGATTCCTTTTGAGCCGGGAGCGATAATGATGTGTTCCAGCGCCACTTCCTTTCACGCTCTCTGTAAAGCCCGGCTCAAAGAAGGTGAAACCGTTGCTGTATTCGGTATCGGGGGTCTTGGAATGGCGGCTATTCAAATCGCTAAATCGCAGGGCGCATCGGAAGTTTACGCTGTGGATATCAATAAAGAAAAATTAACTCAAGCTGAACATTTCGGTTCTATAAAAGTAGATGCCTCGGAAGTAGACCCTGTAAATGAGATACTGCGATTGACTAACGGCAAAGGGGTTAACGTGGCATTGGAACTTATAGGTCTTCCGCAAACTATGGGACAGGCTGTTCGGTCGTTAGCTGTCTTTGGGCGAGCGGCAATCGTCGGTTTAAGCAATAATCCGATGGAAATTGAAACTCATACCGATCTTATTAATAAAGAGACTGAAATCATAGGAGTCTCCGACCATCTTGCAAGCGAATTGCCGCAGCTTATCAAGCTGGTTCAGGATGGAAAACTAAATTTAGACTCAGCTGTCTCAAAGCGTATACCTCTTGATGCGGATGAAATAAACTCTGTTCTTGACCGGCTGGAGAATTTCGGCGGCGAAGCTGTCCGCACTGTAATTATACCTTCCCTATAA
- a CDS encoding DUF4382 domain-containing protein, producing MQKFYSAIIVGLFLSSLIAGCDSTSEPVGTTGTFNIRITDAPAAFDAVNITFTEISVIQSGGSPIVVSDATQTINLIEWSNGLSTPLGSIELEAGTYNQIRLIIESASVTIDEVTSDITVPSGAQTGLKLTHQFTLEAGSTYDLMIDFDASRSVVSAGQNANPKFLLKPTIRLVAIATSGSISGAVSSPANVPVALALSGEDTVSTVFVDTLSGEFQLAFLDAGSYDIIVEDSTGARFDSAAVEVTVGADNDLGTIDLQ from the coding sequence ATGCAAAAATTTTATTCGGCAATAATTGTCGGATTGTTTCTATCGTCTTTAATAGCAGGGTGCGATAGCACTTCCGAACCCGTAGGAACGACAGGAACATTTAATATAAGAATCACAGACGCGCCTGCTGCATTTGATGCCGTTAATATCACATTTACCGAAATATCCGTGATTCAATCGGGTGGAAGCCCAATTGTGGTCAGCGATGCCACTCAAACTATAAATTTAATCGAATGGAGTAACGGACTTTCAACACCATTAGGAAGTATAGAGCTGGAAGCGGGAACGTATAATCAGATTCGTTTGATTATAGAATCAGCCTCAGTTACGATTGACGAGGTGACTTCTGACATCACCGTACCAAGCGGAGCTCAGACAGGATTAAAACTTACCCATCAGTTTACCCTGGAAGCCGGCTCTACATATGACCTTATGATCGATTTTGACGCATCAAGATCGGTCGTTTCTGCGGGTCAAAATGCAAATCCAAAATTTCTGTTGAAACCCACAATACGTTTGGTAGCTATAGCAACCTCAGGCTCTATATCAGGAGCAGTTTCATCACCTGCTAATGTCCCTGTAGCGCTGGCGCTCTCAGGCGAAGATACTGTTTCGACCGTTTTTGTTGACACTCTTTCGGGTGAATTTCAACTCGCATTCCTTGACGCAGGTTCATATGACATTATCGTGGAAGATTCAACCGGAGCTCGTTTTGATTCAGCAGCTGTTGAAGTCACAGTAGGAGCTGATAACGACCTCGGCACTATTGATTTGCAATGA
- a CDS encoding SAM-dependent methyltransferase produces the protein MTKKTHPGSFRDPSGFIFFEDGHLFRQINHSYKSDYDLLMSSGLYETLTKEELLIPHEEISFESSKNSDAYKIIKPEFIPFISYSYEWSFSQLKDAALLTLAVQKKALKVGISLKDASAYNVQFLNGKPLIIDTLSFAQHIDGEPWIAYKQFCQHFLAPLALMSFRDIRLSSLLKTYIDGIPLDLAATLLPFRSYLKYSILSHIHLHSKSQSHFADKAIKKENPSFSLNAMRGLIDSLESAIRKLKWKPVGTEWHNYYSDTNYSESGHIHKKELVSEYIKISKPKKLWDLGANDGIFSRLASDEAIFTLSFDSDPAAVENNYLNARNQSETNILPLLIDLTNPSPAVGWENDERSSLLERGPADTAMALALIHHLAISNNLPLWKTAELFSRICNYLIIEFVPKTDSQVQRLLSSREDIFPDYNQTEFERVYADFFTIINSDRIVDSERTIYLMKNNSRKNGG, from the coding sequence ATGACTAAAAAGACTCATCCGGGTTCTTTTCGCGACCCAAGCGGTTTTATTTTTTTTGAAGACGGTCATCTATTTAGGCAGATAAACCACAGCTACAAATCTGACTATGATCTGCTAATGAGTTCCGGTCTGTATGAGACATTAACCAAAGAGGAATTGCTCATTCCGCACGAAGAAATAAGCTTCGAATCTTCCAAAAACAGCGATGCTTACAAAATCATAAAACCTGAGTTTATTCCATTCATTTCATACTCTTATGAATGGTCTTTCAGCCAGTTGAAAGACGCCGCATTGTTAACGCTCGCTGTTCAGAAGAAAGCATTAAAAGTAGGAATATCGCTGAAAGATGCCAGTGCCTATAATGTTCAATTCCTGAACGGTAAACCTCTGATTATCGATACGCTGTCATTTGCGCAGCATATAGATGGAGAGCCGTGGATAGCATATAAACAGTTTTGTCAGCACTTTCTTGCGCCTCTTGCGCTGATGTCTTTCCGGGATATTCGTTTGAGTTCTTTGCTGAAAACATATATTGACGGAATCCCATTAGATCTCGCAGCAACTCTTCTTCCTTTTCGGTCTTATCTGAAATATTCGATTCTCTCGCACATACATCTGCATTCAAAAAGTCAAAGCCATTTTGCGGATAAGGCAATTAAAAAAGAAAATCCTTCTTTTAGCCTGAACGCTATGCGCGGACTGATTGACAGCCTTGAATCAGCAATTCGGAAGCTTAAGTGGAAACCGGTCGGAACCGAGTGGCATAACTATTATTCAGATACAAACTATTCCGAATCGGGACATATTCACAAAAAAGAATTGGTTTCCGAATACATCAAGATTTCGAAACCGAAAAAGTTATGGGACTTAGGAGCAAATGACGGGATATTCAGCCGATTGGCAAGTGACGAAGCTATTTTTACTCTTTCCTTCGACAGCGATCCCGCCGCCGTGGAGAATAATTACCTGAATGCCCGGAATCAGTCCGAGACAAACATTCTTCCGTTGTTGATAGACCTTACAAACCCAAGCCCTGCCGTCGGCTGGGAGAATGATGAACGGAGTTCCCTTCTCGAACGGGGTCCCGCTGATACCGCTATGGCGCTTGCTTTAATTCATCATCTTGCGATTTCGAATAATCTTCCGCTTTGGAAAACTGCTGAACTGTTTTCAAGGATTTGCAATTATCTCATCATCGAATTCGTCCCTAAAACTGACTCGCAGGTTCAGAGACTTCTATCGTCAAGAGAAGACATTTTCCCCGATTATAATCAAACCGAATTTGAACGAGTTTACGCCGATTTTTTCACTATTATAAACTCTGATAGGATTGTCGATTCTGAGAGAACAATTTACCTAATGAAAAATAACAGCCGAAAAAATGGTGGATAA
- a CDS encoding sulfatase-like hydrolase/transferase, protein MVDKSAKAFIHPFLFGIYPVLFLYSHNIYDTYLSQLSAPLIFILTITIFLIIALRFITKNNAKTGIILSFFYLLFFSYRSIFNLIRELDDGTNVDIIIFFVEIILLGAGIFFIVRSKSNFRILTGFLNVFSITLISFSLFNIAIFAITHSNDNENSMVNNQIEIQDSLNPEMLPNIYHLILDAYGREDVLKELYNYDNSDFTNYLESKGFYVAQKSVTNYSQTYLSLGSMFNLNYLEEVLPWITSESRDKHWWKYPIRDFRFFKIIKKFGYNIFAFSSGYIHTELLNADVYNNQVYMTEFDNLLFNTTLLVPLVSRGYKFYDQYSFHRKRILGTFENLKDIPKFSSPTYIFAHIMSPHPPFVFDEHGNPRDAPWEFTTDDGSEYFQYPGTSREKYHEEYGNQLTYLNSELKEIINSILANPERPTIIIIQGDHGPRSFLDWENIEKSNFKETLSILNAYYFHDGNYEQLYENISPVNSFRVIFKQYFDLDYELLDDRSYMSTWNTPYDFIEYNQNDTNTSLF, encoded by the coding sequence ATGGTGGATAAATCCGCTAAAGCCTTTATCCATCCCTTTCTCTTCGGAATCTATCCGGTATTGTTTCTTTACTCACACAATATTTATGATACTTATTTATCGCAGCTGTCTGCGCCACTGATTTTTATATTAACGATTACCATTTTCCTGATTATTGCATTGCGATTCATAACTAAAAACAACGCTAAAACGGGTATTATTCTGAGCTTTTTTTATCTGCTATTTTTCTCGTACAGGTCTATCTTTAATTTGATAAGGGAATTGGACGACGGAACAAATGTGGACATTATTATTTTTTTTGTGGAGATTATTCTTCTTGGAGCCGGAATCTTTTTTATCGTTAGATCTAAAAGCAATTTTCGCATTCTTACGGGTTTTTTGAACGTATTTTCTATAACTCTAATATCTTTTTCCCTGTTCAATATCGCCATTTTTGCTATTACTCACTCAAATGACAATGAAAACTCTATGGTAAACAATCAAATAGAAATTCAAGACAGCCTCAATCCTGAGATGTTGCCTAATATTTATCATCTGATTCTTGATGCGTACGGAAGAGAAGATGTTTTGAAAGAGCTTTATAACTATGATAACAGTGATTTCACCAACTATTTGGAGAGTAAAGGATTTTATGTTGCCCAAAAGAGTGTCACTAACTATTCTCAGACCTATCTGTCTTTAGGCTCTATGTTTAATTTAAACTATCTTGAGGAAGTACTCCCGTGGATCACCTCAGAATCAAGGGATAAACATTGGTGGAAATATCCGATCAGAGATTTTCGTTTTTTTAAAATCATAAAAAAATTCGGCTACAATATATTTGCCTTTTCCTCAGGCTACATCCACACAGAATTATTAAATGCCGATGTATATAATAATCAAGTATATATGACGGAATTTGATAACTTACTTTTTAATACCACACTTCTTGTACCATTAGTGTCGAGAGGCTACAAATTTTATGACCAGTATTCATTTCACCGAAAAAGAATTCTTGGTACTTTTGAAAATCTAAAGGATATACCGAAATTTAGCTCGCCGACTTATATCTTTGCTCATATAATGTCTCCCCATCCTCCGTTTGTCTTTGATGAGCATGGTAATCCCCGAGATGCTCCCTGGGAATTCACAACTGACGATGGATCTGAATACTTTCAATATCCGGGTACGAGCAGAGAAAAATATCATGAAGAATATGGAAACCAACTAACCTATCTAAACAGTGAATTAAAAGAGATTATCAACAGTATACTTGCTAATCCTGAGAGACCTACTATTATTATTATTCAGGGTGACCATGGACCCCGTTCGTTCCTTGATTGGGAAAATATTGAAAAATCCAATTTTAAAGAGACACTTTCAATATTGAATGCTTACTACTTCCACGACGGGAATTACGAACAGCTTTATGAGAATATCTCTCCTGTCAATTCATTTCGAGTCATATTTAAGCAATATTTCGATTTGGATTATGAATTGCTTGATGACAGAAGCTATATGTCCACTTGGAATACTCCGTATGATTTTATTGAGTATAACCAAAACGATACGAATACTTCTTTATTTTAG
- a CDS encoding T9SS type A sorting domain-containing protein, translating into MHDPLYTREIYFTLQWATYRDASDQCSLSRIFGGIHPPADDIPGRLIGETIGIEAVQLAKKYFTGTITAVQKFDDNLPTGYVLHSNFPNPFNPVTTLKYSLPVPGKVVLTIFDLRGREIERLVNNELSAGVHTIVWDASNVASGVYFYRLQANDFTQTKKMALLK; encoded by the coding sequence TTGCACGACCCACTGTACACGCGCGAAATCTATTTCACACTTCAGTGGGCAACATACAGGGACGCGTCCGACCAGTGTAGCCTCTCACGGATTTTCGGAGGAATTCACCCGCCGGCGGATGATATACCTGGTCGCCTGATAGGAGAAACAATAGGTATTGAAGCCGTCCAACTCGCTAAGAAATATTTTACGGGAACTATAACAGCTGTACAAAAATTTGATGACAATTTACCGACAGGATATGTTTTACACTCGAACTTTCCCAATCCGTTTAACCCGGTGACGACTTTAAAATATTCATTGCCTGTGCCCGGCAAGGTGGTACTGACGATTTTCGATTTGCGAGGACGGGAGATAGAACGTCTCGTAAACAATGAGCTATCTGCCGGGGTCCATACAATTGTTTGGGACGCATCGAATGTAGCGTCAGGAGTGTATTTTTACCGATTACAGGCTAACGATTTTACACAAACGAAAAAGATGGCGCTACTAAAATAA
- a CDS encoding HAD family hydrolase, with translation MDSPVRIAMWSGPRNISTALMRSFEARGDSFVTDEPLYSHYLYETGIDHPMRDEIIATYESDWHKVIDWLGGPVPNDKKIWYQKHMSHHLLPHIDREWIRSFQNCFLIREPKEVLLSYNKKRETVSLEGLGYRQQSELFDFLKVATGNSPAVIDSRDVLENPNEILTLLCENIGIEFTEEMLEWKPGLRETDGIWAEHWYDSVKETTGFGKYQPNPEKLPSEFDSLLEECRSYYKKLWEVRIRV, from the coding sequence ATGGATAGTCCTGTTAGAATTGCGATGTGGTCAGGACCGCGAAATATATCAACGGCATTGATGCGCTCGTTTGAGGCTCGGGGAGATTCATTCGTAACCGACGAGCCTCTATATAGCCACTATCTATACGAAACCGGAATAGATCATCCTATGAGGGATGAGATTATCGCGACTTACGAATCCGATTGGCATAAGGTAATAGATTGGCTTGGCGGACCTGTTCCGAACGATAAAAAAATCTGGTATCAAAAGCATATGTCTCATCATCTGTTGCCGCATATTGACAGAGAATGGATAAGGAGCTTTCAAAACTGCTTTTTGATTCGGGAACCAAAAGAAGTACTCCTTTCATACAACAAAAAACGCGAGACGGTGAGTCTTGAGGGTTTGGGTTATAGGCAGCAATCGGAGCTATTTGATTTTTTGAAAGTAGCCACAGGAAACAGTCCTGCGGTTATAGATTCACGTGATGTGCTTGAAAATCCTAACGAAATTCTGACGCTTCTCTGCGAAAACATCGGTATAGAATTCACCGAAGAGATGTTAGAATGGAAACCGGGCTTACGTGAAACGGATGGAATTTGGGCAGAGCATTGGTACGATTCGGTTAAGGAGACGACAGGCTTCGGGAAATATCAGCCTAATCCTGAAAAACTTCCTTCGGAATTTGATTCACTTTTAGAGGAATGCCGAAGTTATTATAAAAAATTATGGGAAGTGCGGATTAGGGTTTAG
- a CDS encoding aminotransferase class IV, with translation MSTHDYIEDERNKNILIYINGELTLREEAKISVFDSGFLLGDGVWEGIRLHNGKLAFGDAHLDRLYEGAKALDINIGMTKKEMEAAVMSAVEANSMESGVHIRLIVSRGLKRTPYQHPSANVGGPTIVIIPEYKTPNKDILTNTLRLFTVKVRRSHPDIQDPKLNTLSKHNCIAACIEADKAGYDEALMLDMDGNVSTCNSTNFFIVRDGEVWTSTGMYCLNGITRGNIISLCRENEISVYEKDFSLSDVYSAAESFVTGTFGGVIPVSEVDGRIFGDGKRGTMTERLQKLYADLIKKECPE, from the coding sequence TTGAGTACTCATGATTACATAGAAGATGAGCGGAATAAAAATATACTTATCTATATTAACGGCGAGCTGACTCTACGAGAGGAAGCAAAAATATCTGTTTTCGACAGCGGATTTCTGCTTGGAGACGGTGTTTGGGAGGGTATCAGACTCCACAACGGGAAGTTGGCATTTGGAGATGCGCATTTAGATCGGCTTTATGAAGGCGCTAAAGCGTTAGATATAAATATCGGTATGACGAAAAAAGAAATGGAAGCAGCGGTAATGAGCGCTGTTGAAGCAAATTCAATGGAATCCGGTGTGCATATCCGATTGATTGTTTCCAGAGGTCTTAAACGAACACCATACCAACATCCTTCTGCCAATGTAGGCGGTCCGACTATCGTAATAATCCCGGAATATAAGACGCCAAATAAAGATATACTTACTAATACTCTGCGACTTTTCACTGTAAAGGTTCGTAGATCCCATCCCGATATTCAAGATCCGAAGCTCAATACGCTGTCAAAACATAATTGCATCGCGGCGTGTATCGAGGCGGATAAAGCGGGCTATGATGAGGCTTTGATGCTGGACATGGACGGAAATGTCTCGACATGTAATTCCACCAATTTTTTCATTGTCAGAGACGGTGAAGTCTGGACATCAACAGGTATGTATTGTCTTAACGGTATTACACGAGGAAATATTATCAGTCTCTGCCGGGAAAACGAAATTTCTGTTTACGAGAAAGATTTTTCGTTATCTGATGTTTATTCTGCGGCTGAATCATTCGTGACAGGTACTTTTGGAGGAGTCATTCCCGTTAGCGAAGTGGACGGAAGAATATTCGGTGACGGTAAGCGGGGAACTATGACGGAACGCTTGCAAAAACTGTATGCCGACTTGATTAAAAAAGAATGTCCTGAATAA